In the Anomalospiza imberbis isolate Cuckoo-Finch-1a 21T00152 chromosome 3, ASM3175350v1, whole genome shotgun sequence genome, AGGCTGCTGTGTCTCCAGAACCAGGGGCCTGCTGCAGCGTGGCCTGGTGTGCCGGGGGAGCTTGGCCTGCTGTGGCAGCGGTGCTCCCGCTTTGCTTTTACGGAATCATGGAGTGCGGAGGGCCTGTGGGTGCTGCCAGTGTGTGGAATCACAttccctgctggggacagggaggggacacgtGTGTGCTGCCAGGCCCACGTGGCGTGGAATGAGGCCGGGCTCGGACCTGTGGCTGTCTCCTGGTGGGTGGCTGATGGCCACAGGGTTCGGGCCCAGCCCTGACTGAAGCTGGTGGCCATGGCAGGCACTACCTGGGGGACCGGCTCCTGACACAAGGGCCATCTTGGCTGGAAGGAGGCATCGTGGAGCAGATCGGGCTGTGCTTCCCCAGCCGCTTTCCCCAAGATATGCTGAGCAACTTGGCCGAGTCGGAGGAGCTCCAGCGGCAGTTCTGcctcttccagctgcaggagcaggataagcggctgctggagctggacgCGGGCCTGGAGGAGGTGAGAGGGATGGGGGCGTGGGGAGGCCGGAGGCCGCCGGCTTTCCTCACGGGGATCCTGGAGCCTGACTTGAGCTGCCCTCgtgcccctgtgcccaggtgctgggagcagccgCAGTGGCAGACGTGCCAGAGGTGAAGGTGCTGGCCCTGTCCCCGCGCTGCTGGCCTGTTTCCCCGCTGTGTTACATGGATAACCCGGGCAGGTTCTTCCCGGCGGTGCTGAGCTCCCCACTGGATGAGTTTGCTGACTTCTGCCGGCAGAGTGAGTGCTGTGGCCGGGGGTGTGCCCAGACCCTCCAGGGCAGCTCAGCCACAAGTGGTGGTGGGCTGGGAGTGCCTGGCAGGGTTGGTCCCCGTCCCTGGCACTGAcactgtccctggcaggccagagccagctgggctgggagtgcaCGAAGCCCCGTCGGCTGCAGTGGACGTGGCTGGGCCACGCCGAGCTGCAGTTTGGAGACTGCGTTCTGCACGTGTCCACGCTGCAGATGTACATCCTGCTCTGCTTCAACAGCGCCCAGGTAGGGGCTGGAGCCACGGCGGGGCCAAGGAGGCAGTGGAGGCTGGAGCATGGCAGGGCCGTGTCCTCCCTTTCCTTCTGGTGGGGTCTCCAGTGGTCTTTGGGGCACGGGACCCCATTCTTAGGCAGGGCCTGTGGCCAGTGAATCTTTGCCACTGCCCTCCCACCCCGTGCTGcaggaggtggctgtggaggCCCTGCTGCAGGCTACAGGGCTCCCTGCTGACCTGGTGCACCAAGCACTGACACCGCTGACCCACGGCCAGGGCGTCCTGGTGGGGAGCTGCACGCCAGGGGGTGAGTGCGGGGCTGGGGCACCCGGGGGAGGAGCTGGCCTGAACCCCGAGGGGGTGCTGGGCTTAGGGGTGTGGGAGCTCGTAGGGCTGGTGAAGGGGCTGGGTCCATGTGGTGGTGCTTGGGGCACAGGGTGTGTGTCAGGGTGGGGCCTGAGGCCAGTGTAGGGCTGGGGGTGATGTGTGGGGTGGGGCCCGGGGCCATGCATGGGGCCTGGGTCAGCGTGGGTGGGTGGGTCTCAGGTCTCTGTATGGGCTTGGGCCGGGGCCAGGGGCCGTGTGCGTGGCTATGGCTTAGGGCCAcatgctggggacagggctggggtggCCCGTggtgcaggcagctgcaggcccaGCTTGGGTCCCTCAGCCACACGTGTGTCCTGGGGCTCCTTCAGGGCCCAGCTCGAGGCTTGGCTGAGCCTGGGTTGGGGGCTGGCTCCAGGTGCACTGCGGCTGAACCAGGCAGCCCTGGCCCAGAGCTCCGGCCGccagctgaggctgctgccccagcagagGTACCTGCGGACAGAGAGGGCCGAGGTGAGCGCcctggaaaggaagaggaacGTCCTGTGCTGCCTCATCACCCGCATCCTCAAGGTGGAGAAGCAGCTGCACGTCGACAACCTGGTGTTCAGGGTACGGGGGTGGCGCGGGCAGAGGGGCACAGGGGCTGCGTgggggctgcagccactgcagtgGGGCTCCCTTGCTGCCGTAGGTGATCGATGCCTGTCAGAAGGGCGAGTTGGGGCCAGGGGTGCAGTTCCTGAGCTTCTGCTGCCACAGTGTGGACGTGCTGTCCTGCATCCTGCACCTGCTGAACAAGGGCTATCTCCGGCGCCAGGAGGGGAGGCCTCATGTCTTGGAATACATCTCTGCTGAATCCACAGCACTCCCTACTTCTCAGGTCCAGTCACAGGTTGCCTTCCAGACTGTAGAGATCAAGACAGCAGCAAGCCTGGCCTCTGCTGAAAGGAGACAGACTTTTTCCACATTCAGGTAGATGAGGACCTGGCTGGGAGAACTCAGGTTGAATCTAGTCTATCTCTTCCTAAACACGTGtgagttttatttaaataaatgagcCAAGCTCCACCCAGTCCCACCGTGTAGTCTGTTGGGGAGCTCAGCTGGTCCATGGCTGGGAGTGTGGCCAGGCCATACCCCTGTGTGCTCAAGCAGCCCTGACAGTTGTGCTTGCTGGAGTGGTGGTAGTAGCTGCACCCTGCCACAATTTATTCTCTCCCAGCTGCGCTGAATCATGCCCTCAGACATGAgggcatacacacacacatacccTGCCATAATGGTAACagcattaatttattaaaattaatccCGAAAAGTAACCAtacaataaatttaaaaaaaatagaatcttgtaaaaaaaaaaaactcaggtGCCCTCATCCCACACCTCCAGCTGGCAGCACCATGGGGTAGGGCTGGTTGGGAAGGGATGGGGAGATGAAGAGGACAGcctcagcagcagggctgcagggggactggaaaagctgctgaggctgtgctgcagagggcagggccagcacagcagtgcaaggctggcagtggggctggcaAGGGTGGTACAGGGGTGGTGGGCCCTGCTCAGcacctggccctgcacagagcagtctggctggctgcagcactggggaACCTGCCTGGGTCCAGCCCAGCTGAGACCCTGGCTGGCTACAGGGCTGGCCTGGCAGGTGCATCTGTGGGGAGTGGGGCCCAGAGCCCAtcctggggccctgctggctgGTGCCAACCCTTGTCCCAGGCTGTTGTTGGGGGACATGGGAGGCAGATGGCATGGTGTCCTGGCTGGTGTTGGAGGGTGCATGGACCCGGTCTCACTGGCCTCACCTTCACGGGTCTTGGCCTACAGGGTGCAGGTATAGTATCCCCCCAAACTGAGCAGGCAGGGACTGGTCTACAGAAGATGGGGACAAGAGCGTGTCCATCTCCCTGTCTCCTGCAACCCACTGCAGCTCCATTCCAGGGATGCCCCAATGTCTCACACACTCTTCGAGTAGCCGAAGATGCCCACAGGGAGGTACTTGACGTGTGTTGGCCactgtgctgccagctggaaAAACTTCACATCGTTCCACTCCACCCCATCTATGGAGACTGAGAGGAGAGGGTGCAGTGAGGCACAGCCCTGTCACAGCCAGCCTGTGCTGTCTGGTCTGCCCCACTACAGCCCCAAGGGGCTGGTACCTGCCCTCACCTCGTAACATGGTGTTCTGGTGCTTGGCTGTGCAGATGAGGCGTGTGATCCCTTCAATGACTTGGCTTTTGGGTTCCAAgtctttttcttttggtttctTGCTCAGGAACATCACTGGGGACCAAGGCCAGACAGGACCAATGTTAGGATGTCCCCACCCGGCCCTAAGTGAGAGCCCCTGCCCCAGTGCACTGATGGACTGCTGGGCCACATCTCAGCCTTGCCTTCCTGCAGGCTCCCCCCACCCTTTCTGCAAAGGACTGTGGCTCCACAGGCAGAGAGCACCCCAGAGTGGGCTTGGTTacctttcttgtttttctccttgGTGACTACGGTCATGGCCATGGTGCTGGGGGGCACCAgttcccctgtgctggggatgCGGCTGACCTGGAGTGAGCGGAAATTGCTCTTGAGTGTGTTCTTGATACCCGTCTCCCGCTTGTCACCCTCCTTCTTCCTGTCCAGCCCTTGTGTTGTCCAGTAGTCCACCTGCAGGCCCATCACCTCCACACCAGGGCTCGGAGACCTGGGCAACACGGGCAGCACATGCAGCACACAggtgctgcctctgctcctctcccccCACTGCCTCAGGCTGAGGGGGCCTTGTTTCCTTACCCAGCACCGGAGAGGCCGCTGCTGACGGATGGAGAGGGTGGTGGGGTGCTCACGGTCTCCTTGCCATAGGGAACAGCTGCACTGGAGGCTGGTGCTGAGCTCAGCAGGGAAGGGGTGCAGACTGTGGCATCATCCGAGTccactgggaaggaaaagtgtggGTTTGAGGATTTGGGGGACACCAACAAGAGCCTCCCACCTGTGGAGAAGAGAGATGGGCATTCCCAGGGACTCACCGGAGGCACTGAAAGACTGCTCCACCAGGCCCACCTTCACCACCTGCAAGGAGAAACCAGAGGATACCCAGCATCAGCAGGACTGTGCACTGCAcctctcccctcagcccctgctgGCGCCTCAACTCACTCACCCCCACAAAGGGGACAAACTTCTGGCAGGAGTCCTCGTCGGGGCTGCAGAAGGAAGAGAGTCTGGTCAGGGTCTGGGTGTGCTGGGCACAGATTGCTGTGTGACTACTAACCTTGTGCCCAGGCAGCCCTGCACTTGCAGGCGTCAATGGTGGCTCACATCCACTAGGACCATCTCCTCTGCCCTCCCTCCCATGAGACCCCCTGTCCCCAACATGGCAGCACAGGGCACACTACACAAGGAGGCAAGGAGTTGTCCCCTCCAGTGCTGGGAAAGGGCTTGCATGCGGGAGGGCAGCCCTGCCCCTCTGTGGGGTCACGGCTCCTCTGCACAGCAAGAGGGATGGACGCACATGGGGAAAGGCGGGGAGGGGCCAGGCAGCGGCACAGCAAGCACAAGCCAATACCTgatataaaaatcaaaatagagACTTCTCTTCCTTGGGTGCCAGAAACCAAGAGAAGGGAGAGGTGAGAGTGCAGCTGGAACATGAGCATCAACCCCCGGACAGCACAGTACCAGCTTGCAGCCCCACCCAGCCCattccagccctggcagctggtCCCCACCACTAGGGCTATCACAGTCACAGCTACTGGAGGGGCCAAGCACACCAGGAGGTGGCAGGGAATGGTGCTGTGGGCCTCTCACTGTGAGACCCCAGCTCCCCTCAGTGCCATGCTGCTCATCAGTGGAATGCAGGGCCTCACTCACTTGTCCCGTGTCCCTCATTCCTGTCCTGGGCACATCCCAGACCGGGGCCACATGAGGGAGGACAGGCACCCTGGGGCCACACTCACCTCTTCTGCTTGTAGGTCAGCATGGCCTCAGAGATGGGGAGCTGGTGAGAGAGGCTGGCTCCAGCGATGAACTGCGCAACACGGCCTGCTATGTCCACAGTGTCTGCGGGCACAAAGAGCCATGAAGACCTCGATGGCAGCTGGGCTCCCCCTCAGGGTACTGCTGATGCCggcctgccctgctcctcacctgcGGTGggaggctcagccctgctgAACAGCTCCCGCCACGCTGTGTCCAGGAAGAGAGTGCTGTATTTGTTATCCACCGAGGCCAGGTACTTGGCCAGAGGGTGAGAGCCTGCAGGGGAGAAAGGCAGTGTTGGCTTCAGGCAGGGGAGTCTGGGGAGGTGGGAGAGGACAGCCCTAGGGTTGGGCTCCTCATGGCTCTCACCCAGTGGTACAAGCAGGAAGCGAAGGTAGTTGAGCCAGTCGGGTGTCTTGCTGGCCAGCTGCTCCACAAAGAAACGGAGGACGACACTCAGGTAGCTCTGGTCTCCTGCCACCACCACCTTCACCGGGGGAGGCATATGGGAGTTACAGTTACAGCTGccaaagggagaggaaaaggagacCCTGAGGGATGTGCAGTGGCTCAGCAGGTGGGCCAGGGGACACAATCTGCCAGGCCAGCTGACAAATACCCATTGTTGAGAATATCCAGCTTGGTGAGCACTGCCATGGGCAAAAGCAGTAGTGGGACCCCCCACTCCCCCCAGGGTGTACACCTGTTTTTATAGTACTATCCACAACCCCAAAGGGTCCTAATGAGCCCTGGGGATCCAGGGCCATACCCAGCTCTTCTCTGAACCCATACAGTGCCACCAGGCTGATCCCAAGCTGCACTCACTATCGCTGGATGCGGGAGACAGTGGTGTTGAAGGCTGCCTGGATGTCCGCCACGGAGCAGGTGGATACAACCAACTGCTTGTGCGCCTGGAGCTGCTCACTCACGTACTGCCAATGCAGAGAGCTCAGGTTAAGGCACCCTGGAAGCATGGCTGTGCTGGCCAGCATTAGCCCATGCCTGCCCCGAGTCCCGCGCCCCCCAGGTTACAGCTGGGACACCTGTCCCCACCCGTGCCATGCAGGGAGGCTGAAACCATCAGTGACTCACAGCTGCATCCTGAGGATCCccactcctcccagctctgctctagGGGCCAGCCAGCAACCCTGCTCTCACCTTTGAGCACAGCAGTCACCACCCTTGCCATGGCAAGGGCAAAACTGTCCCAAGAACCAGGCTGTTTTCCTTGAAATAAGCAGTTTGGTCCAGGGACCCTCTGATTTACGTTCTGCCATCCCACAGCAGGGCCCTACTCTAGGCTCCCTCTGCCTCTGCTCATTCCCTCTTCTTGTTCTCTCCCACTGTGGCACTCCAAAATCCTTCTGTCTCTTCATGTGTCTGCATGCAGTTCAACAGTGGCAAAATAGGCAGTCAAGATGGACAAGGGGACTGGTTCTGGGAATGGGCACTGACCCTTTTTTCCCTATCCAGGACAAGTGGAACAAGCCAAGAATGCATGGCCTGAGTCAAGACTTCACCGCCTCTCACTAAACCCTTTCTTCTGCCTCAAAAATTTCCAGCACCCTTTCTGGATGCCAGATGTAGCTGCAGAATCCTGAAGGGGTCTCACAGGTGTTTTATCTAACTGCATGTTTGCACATATGTACATTTACTTGCTCACCTCTGACTTTAGAGATCTAGGTATGGGGGAGGCAAGTGTTTGTCAGGGGCTGGGCCTGTCCTCACACCCCACCCTACTCTGATGATGTAGTTAATGCTCCCTGGAAGTGGCAGGTGACACTCTTCCATCTCTCAGTGGGAAATacctctgctgcttcccagggcCTGATGCCCACAGAGGAAGGGAGCTCTTTGACAGGGAATCCAACAAAGCTCTGTCCCATGGATTTCCTGGGAGCCAGGACCAAGCAGTGAGGGCCTAAGGCACAGTCTGCTAGCCAGCATTTCTGGGACTGATCAGGACATCATGTTTTGAGGATCCTGTGATGATGTGTGATGGAGTGGAGACATCTGACTCATGTGTATGTGACTCAGCACCCTGTAAATGCATTGTCTCCCTGAAGGAAGGGCCACACTGGGGGAGAGGAGGGCACAGCTGGTGCCGGTTTCTCTAGGATGCCCTGCTATGACTGGGAGAATCCACCCTACTTACAGCTGCCCGCATGCATCCAGCTCCCATCACACCTACTCACCTGCCCCTGCCACTCAGCGACATTCACCAGCACTATGCTCTCGGGGAGCTGCTCGTCTGAGATCAGGATCTGGTTCAGCTGATCGTAAACAGACTTTCGAGGCACCTGTGACAGCATCACCACAGAGTTAACCCCAGTCAGCCACCCTGGACACTGCCCATGGCTGAAGATCTGGCAGAGCTCTTGAATGAGAAGCCTCCAAGTGGGCTCACCTGGGTGTTATGCCATGAGTCTGGAGAGCTCTCACTGTCCAGGCTGCTGGCACGGCCACCTTGTACCTTTGAGCTCTGCCGGTCCTTCACGGAGGTGCTGCGGGGACGCCACAACTGCTTGCTCTCTGCCTTGCTgtgaaggagaagcaggagagcAAAACTGTTGAGGAAATCTCATCTCCACCAACCTCTACTCAGTTCAGGGAGCCAGTGTGAGCTCTctcagccctgggagaaggCACAGACCTGCCTTACCTGGGGGATACGGCACTAGGGAGATCGGCTTTGGTCCCagggcccagctgggccagtcTGTCCATGCTGCCCTCTCTCATGGCAGCCTCTGCGGGGGCCAGCCGGGAACACGACtcctctgccaccagctcctgaGGGCCACACAGAATCACTTCACACACACTGCTATCCTAGCTCCaacagggagcagccctgcaccCATGGATGCCCATCGTCAAGAGAGGCCAGGTGGCCCTTCTGGAGCGGAAAGGCTGCAGGGTCTTGGGAGGGCTGGGCTGCATGTCCTGCAGACCCTAACACTCCTTCAACTcttgctgctctccagcacaaTCTACTTGTCTTCCCAGCCCTATTCCCAACGTAGTGGGCATCCCTAGTACTCCAGAAAGCAAGCTGGGGTTTGAAAGAGCTCCACATCCCATAGCCTGGACTCACCACTGCAGGGACCTCTGTTCCTTGGTCTTCCTGTGGTCGCTGTGCTCCTGGCTTCCTCTTGTCTGCCTCGCCctgggggacagggagtggGGTCAGAGCAGGATGGAGCACTCTGTGCAGGGCAGCTGCCAGTGACCCATGCCTGGCCTCACGGAACACAAGCTCCCACAGGGGAGTCGGGCATCTCTGGGACCGGCCCCAGAGGATGTCCCCCATCGCTACCtgtctgcctgtgctgggaaaaagaggaggaaagaaggaaaggagcagccccaggcaggcGCTGCCAGGAGCTGTGGTCTCAGAGCGCGGGCACTGTAggggtgctgggctggctggggagggaaaggggcAAGAGGTGGTGGTGGAGGTGTAACTCACAGGGCTGCCCGACTCTTGATCCTGCCCTTTCTGGCTGTGCAGACTGCCGATCTCAGTCTGGGAACCAGAATGAGAGACTCCCTCAAAGAAACGCCTGCAGAGAAACAGACAGACGAacggacggacagacagacagacgggagagaaaaaggcaggaatAAGAGAGGAACAAAGTCACCATGATCCCAGCACACCCCCACCGGCCTGTCCCAAGCACAGAGCTCTGTGGAGAGGTCCTCAGTGGGACACAGAGCCAGCCAGCCAAGTGTCTGGGTGATGCACAGCTGAGGAGCAGACCTGTCAGCAGTGCCCCCTGTGACCTCGGGGAGCTGGAGGTAGGGTCTCCTGGGGCTTTCTGCCATGGTGATCCCCTACCCCTGCAGTGCAGTTGAGGAGCTGCCACTCTGCCCCATCTCACTGGTATACAGTTTCTGTCAACACCACAATTTCAGTGTGCCACTAAACCTCTCTGCTTCCTCTGCACCATCATAGCTTCCACAGACTTCTGCTGCCTTCCCTTCTGCTGCCTTCCCTTCTGCTTCCCCTTTTCCAGGGATTGCTCCTtgcctctgcctgctgctgctgcataCTTCCAACTGCAGCATTCACCTTCCCTTTCTGCTTTCCCCTTTCCCAAGTCTCTGAAGATCTCAGTATGGCACACAGAACCACACCTCAGGTAGCACAGTACTTAAATTTGCCACATTTTTGGTCTCTGAGCTGACGTTTTGGTGGAATTGCATAGTGCAGCTATGCAGCTAAGGTCCTGTTTTCAAGTCACCATAGTTCACACAGGAACTCTCTTGGGGAATCCAGGACAGTCTCTGCCACTACAGTGTGAGCTTCCACCTTTGATTACCCTTTTTCCACACATTGTTTCTTTGCCAAGGACGCCTTTTACAGCCTGTGGGCTGCTCAAAGACTAGTCTTTAAGAAACAACTGGAGTCTATCACTGGATCTCACTTGCCAGTTTTCCCAGGACCTTTACAGCAACCAGAATCCACCTGCAATGTGTCACTTTGCTGCAGGAGATCTGAGCTAGATTCCCTCTAAGCTTTGTGTATGCACTCAGTAACTCCCAGGAACTGTTTCTCCTGATGTGCCTAGTGTGCAGATATGGCTATGAGCTTGCAGGGATGGCCACTGAGGCATAAGATATAGAGAAGTTCTGTTATCAGAAGAACTCTTATCAGAGTGTCTTTCCATTGTTTTCTACTTTTCACATCAGGATACCTGCAGTTTCCTGCAGGATATCTTCTCAGAACATCCTGTCCgctccttttatttccttttagcGTGCTTCCTCATTTGTATACAGCACACTGTACTGCCAGGCACAACAGTGTTTGTCAGGTTTTACTGCTCCTGAAAGGACATTCCACCTCTGTAAATAAATGATGGTtcccacacagagcagctcttcAGCAGCAGTGTTTATACACTGTTTGGGAAAAGTCATGGCTTGATTTTCCCCTCACTGGTTCTGTGACCAGTTGCTTCAGGTTTAGAGTCACAATAGTGCCCTGGTGGGACATTTTCTCCAGGCCACACTGGTATAAATTACATCTCCTTTTACCAAcatctttcttctctctcttccctttcaTTCTCTGCTACAAAATCTCA is a window encoding:
- the LOC137471556 gene encoding phosphofurin acidic cluster sorting protein 2-like isoform X3; protein product: MNCLMIPCSWLCSLRLKKLTVLKELDKELSSVLIAVKIQGSKRVLRSNEYILPPGGLMETELELTFSLQYPHFLKRDGNKLQIMLQRRKRYKNRTILGYKTLAVGIINMAEVMQHPTDGGQLLGLHSNMKDVNIRVAEISIYSLSSQPIDHEDGNVPSGPKIKASDRSPDIDNYSEEEDDSFSSEQEASDDAVQGQDLFDEEDDLRKTKKARRKMSRTTSITRQPNFKQKFVALLRRFRVTEEVLDSDPVDQTQEVEEDLGLLYDSLEECNNSDSGPEMEDNESVHSTPKPTLRRFFEGVSHSGSQTEIGSLHSQKGQDQESGSPGEADKRKPGAQRPQEDQGTEVPAVELVAEESCSRLAPAEAAMREGSMDRLAQLGPGTKADLPSAVSPSKAESKQLWRPRSTSVKDRQSSKVQGGRASSLDSESSPDSWHNTQVPRKSVYDQLNQILISDEQLPESIVLVNVAEWQGQYVSEQLQAHKQLVVSTCSVADIQAAFNTTVSRIQRYCNCNSHMPPPVKVVVAGDQSYLSVVLRFFVEQLASKTPDWLNYLRFLLVPLGSHPLAKYLASVDNKYSTLFLDTAWRELFSRAEPPTADTVDIAGRVAQFIAGASLSHQLPISEAMLTYKQKRKRSLYFDFYISPDEDSCQKFVPFVGVVKVGLVEQSFSASVDSDDATVCTPSLLSSAPASSAAVPYGKETVSTPPPSPSVSSGLSGAGSPSPGVEVMGLQVDYWTTQGLDRKKEGDKRETGIKNTLKSNFRSLQVSRIPSTGELVPPSTMAMTVVTKEKNKKVMFLSKKPKEKDLEPKSQVIEGITRLICTAKHQNTMLRVSIDGVEWNDVKFFQLAAQWPTHVKYLPVGIFGYSKSVPVPACSVWGDTIPAPCRPRPVKVRPVRPGPCTLQHQPGHHAICLPCPPTTAWDKGWHQPAGPQDGLWAPLPTDAPARPAL
- the LOC137471556 gene encoding phosphofurin acidic cluster sorting protein 2-like isoform X2; amino-acid sequence: MAAMAAAAATGGALGSGPAAGPPAAAGGAAATAAAMAVASPVPVPVPMNLFATWEIDRSAPSCVPRLCSLRLKKLTVLKELDKELSSVLIAVKIQGSKRVLRSNEYILPPGGLMETELELTFSLQYPHFLKRDGNKLQIMLQRRKRYKNRTILGYKTLAVGIINMAEVMQHPTDGGQLLGLHSNMKDVNIRVAEISIYSLSSQPIDHEDGNVPSGPKIKASDRSPDIDNYSEEEDDSFSSEQEASDDAVQGQDLFDEEDDLRKTKKARRKMSRTTSITRQPNFKQKFVALLRRFRVTEEVLDSDPVDQTQEVEEDLGLLYDSLEECNNSDSGPEMEDNESVHSTPKPTLRRFFEGVSHSGSQTEIGSLHSQKGQDQESGSPGEADKRKPGAQRPQEDQGTEVPAVELVAEESCSRLAPAEAAMREGSMDRLAQLGPGTKADLPSAVSPSKAESKQLWRPRSTSVKDRQSSKVQGGRASSLDSESSPDSWHNTQVPRKSVYDQLNQILISDEQLPESIVLVNVAEWQGQYVSEQLQAHKQLVVSTCSVADIQAAFNTTVSRIQRYCNCNSHMPPPVKVVVAGDQSYLSVVLRFFVEQLASKTPDWLNYLRFLLVPLGSHPLAKYLASVDNKYSTLFLDTAWRELFSRAEPPTADTVDIAGRVAQFIAGASLSHQLPISEAMLTYKQKSPDEDSCQKFVPFVGVVKVGLVEQSFSASVDSDDATVCTPSLLSSAPASSAAVPYGKETVSTPPPSPSVSSGLSGAGSPSPGVEVMGLQVDYWTTQGLDRKKEGDKRETGIKNTLKSNFRSLQVSRIPSTGELVPPSTMAMTVVTKEKNKKVMFLSKKPKEKDLEPKSQVIEGITRLICTAKHQNTMLRVSIDGVEWNDVKFFQLAAQWPTHVKYLPVGIFGYSKSVPVPACSVWGDTIPAPCRPRPVKVRPVRPGPCTLQHQPGHHAICLPCPPTTAWDKGWHQPAGPQDGLWAPLPTDAPARPAL
- the LOC137471556 gene encoding phosphofurin acidic cluster sorting protein 2-like isoform X1, translated to MAAMAAAAATGGALGSGPAAGPPAAAGGAAATAAAMAVASPVPVPVPMNLFATWEIDRSAPSCVPRLCSLRLKKLTVLKELDKELSSVLIAVKIQGSKRVLRSNEYILPPGGLMETELELTFSLQYPHFLKRDGNKLQIMLQRRKRYKNRTILGYKTLAVGIINMAEVMQHPTDGGQLLGLHSNMKDVNIRVAEISIYSLSSQPIDHEDGNVPSGPKIKASDRSPDIDNYSEEEDDSFSSEQEASDDAVQGQDLFDEEDDLRKTKKARRKMSRTTSITRQPNFKQKFVALLRRFRVTEEVLDSDPVDQTQEVEEDLGLLYDSLEECNNSDSGPEMEDNESVHSTPKPTLRRFFEGVSHSGSQTEIGSLHSQKGQDQESGSPGEADKRKPGAQRPQEDQGTEVPAVELVAEESCSRLAPAEAAMREGSMDRLAQLGPGTKADLPSAVSPSKAESKQLWRPRSTSVKDRQSSKVQGGRASSLDSESSPDSWHNTQVPRKSVYDQLNQILISDEQLPESIVLVNVAEWQGQYVSEQLQAHKQLVVSTCSVADIQAAFNTTVSRIQRYCNCNSHMPPPVKVVVAGDQSYLSVVLRFFVEQLASKTPDWLNYLRFLLVPLGSHPLAKYLASVDNKYSTLFLDTAWRELFSRAEPPTADTVDIAGRVAQFIAGASLSHQLPISEAMLTYKQKRKRSLYFDFYISPDEDSCQKFVPFVGVVKVGLVEQSFSASVDSDDATVCTPSLLSSAPASSAAVPYGKETVSTPPPSPSVSSGLSGAGSPSPGVEVMGLQVDYWTTQGLDRKKEGDKRETGIKNTLKSNFRSLQVSRIPSTGELVPPSTMAMTVVTKEKNKKVMFLSKKPKEKDLEPKSQVIEGITRLICTAKHQNTMLRVSIDGVEWNDVKFFQLAAQWPTHVKYLPVGIFGYSKSVPVPACSVWGDTIPAPCRPRPVKVRPVRPGPCTLQHQPGHHAICLPCPPTTAWDKGWHQPAGPQDGLWAPLPTDAPARPAL
- the LOC137471556 gene encoding phosphofurin acidic cluster sorting protein 2-like isoform X4 — its product is MWLAFNRLCSLRLKKLTVLKELDKELSSVLIAVKIQGSKRVLRSNEYILPPGGLMETELELTFSLQYPHFLKRDGNKLQIMLQRRKRYKNRTILGYKTLAVGIINMAEVMQHPTDGGQLLGLHSNMKDVNIRVAEISIYSLSSQPIDHEDGNVPSGPKIKASDRSPDIDNYSEEEDDSFSSEQEASDDAVQGQDLFDEEDDLRKTKKARRKMSRTTSITRQPNFKQKFVALLRRFRVTEEVLDSDPVDQTQEVEEDLGLLYDSLEECNNSDSGPEMEDNESVHSTPKPTLRRFFEGVSHSGSQTEIGSLHSQKGQDQESGSPGEADKRKPGAQRPQEDQGTEVPAVELVAEESCSRLAPAEAAMREGSMDRLAQLGPGTKADLPSAVSPSKAESKQLWRPRSTSVKDRQSSKVQGGRASSLDSESSPDSWHNTQVPRKSVYDQLNQILISDEQLPESIVLVNVAEWQGQYVSEQLQAHKQLVVSTCSVADIQAAFNTTVSRIQRYCNCNSHMPPPVKVVVAGDQSYLSVVLRFFVEQLASKTPDWLNYLRFLLVPLGSHPLAKYLASVDNKYSTLFLDTAWRELFSRAEPPTADTVDIAGRVAQFIAGASLSHQLPISEAMLTYKQKRKRSLYFDFYISPDEDSCQKFVPFVGVVKVGLVEQSFSASVDSDDATVCTPSLLSSAPASSAAVPYGKETVSTPPPSPSVSSGLSGAGSPSPGVEVMGLQVDYWTTQGLDRKKEGDKRETGIKNTLKSNFRSLQVSRIPSTGELVPPSTMAMTVVTKEKNKKVMFLSKKPKEKDLEPKSQVIEGITRLICTAKHQNTMLRVSIDGVEWNDVKFFQLAAQWPTHVKYLPVGIFGYSKSVPVPACSVWGDTIPAPCRPRPVKVRPVRPGPCTLQHQPGHHAICLPCPPTTAWDKGWHQPAGPQDGLWAPLPTDAPARPAL